A window of Calliopsis andreniformis isolate RMS-2024a chromosome 3, iyCalAndr_principal, whole genome shotgun sequence contains these coding sequences:
- the LOC143177534 gene encoding uncharacterized protein LOC143177534 isoform X2, translating into MGKCMCNCNKKCWDIGVVVDLFIFKNMYNLHIYMRVCTIYIYIHIFCYACYTIFTTYTYIFSLASISLQPIIFKLFICLKSYLKSMEANCECQYTVTLTDEVVQKRFSETKDNFNFVPSIHEVYEEESDEESVCDQETRVSKDSKQNINATEDVAADDSLYGNESFCSDESYDESEDTNIRSKSFDDSHFSHEITSCKCNKEGNTDEGERLRDTVENHESINSVRCKSSTSEDKFGALKQIKSKRKNMSFTDEEIRKIEWENQLLLKKIMAQQKPKDKLLRNNISQPQISSSAINRKKLQKKIENENILLLQRIQQTKSRVGFSI; encoded by the exons ATGGGCAAGTGTATGTgtaattgcaataaaaaatgtTGGGATATAGGTGTAGTAGTAGAtttgtttattttcaaaaacatGTATAATCTGCATATATACATGCGCGTGtgtactatatatatatatatacatatattttgttaTGCATGCTACACGATATTTActacatatacgtatatattTAG TCTGGCATCAATTTCATTACAGCcaataatttttaaactttttataTGTCTAAAGTCGTATTTGAAAAGCATGGAAGCTAACTGTGAGTGTCAGTATACAGTAACATTAACGGACGAAGTTGTTCAAAAACGGTTTTCTGAGACAAaggataattttaattttgtaccTAGTATACATGAAGTATATGAAGAAGAGTCTGATGAAGAATCTGTCTGTGATCAGGAAACCAGGGTTTCTAAAGATAGTAAAcaaaacataaatgcaacagaagaTGTTGCAGCTGATGATTCTCTATATGGCAATGAATCATTTTGTTCTGATGAATCTTATGATGAATCAGAAGATACCAATATTAGATCTAAATCTTTTGACGATTCTCATTTTTCACATGAAATTACTAGTTGTAAATGTAACAAAGAAGGTAACACGGATGAAGGAGAAAGATTAAGAGATACAGTAGAAAATCATGAAAGTATAAATTCGGTTCGTTGTAAaagttcaacgtcagaagataaATTTGGAGCACTCAAACAGATAAAAAGTAAGAGAAAGAACATGAGCTTTACAGATgaagaaataagaaaaattgAGTGGGAGAATCAGCtccttttaaagaaaataatggCTCAGCAGAAACCAAAAGATAAGTTACTTAGGAATAATATATCTCAACCACAAATAAGCAGCTCAGcaataaatagaaaaaaattgcagaaaaaaattgaaaatgaaaatata TTATTGCTTCAAAGGATACAGCAAACGAAATCGCGTGTT GGATTCAGTATATAA
- the LOC143177534 gene encoding uncharacterized protein LOC143177534 isoform X1 yields MGKCMCNCNKKCWDIGVVVDLFIFKNMYNLHIYMRVCTIYIYIHIFCYACYTIFTTYTYIFSLASISLQPIIFKLFICLKSYLKSMEANCECQYTVTLTDEVVQKRFSETKDNFNFVPSIHEVYEEESDEESVCDQETRVSKDSKQNINATEDVAADDSLYGNESFCSDESYDESEDTNIRSKSFDDSHFSHEITSCKCNKEGNTDEGERLRDTVENHESINSVRCKSSTSEDKFGALKQIKSKRKNMSFTDEEIRKIEWENQLLLKKIMAQQKPKDKLLRNNISQPQISSSAINRKKLQKKIENENILLLQRIQQTKSRVKRRLLNQVCGIT; encoded by the exons ATGGGCAAGTGTATGTgtaattgcaataaaaaatgtTGGGATATAGGTGTAGTAGTAGAtttgtttattttcaaaaacatGTATAATCTGCATATATACATGCGCGTGtgtactatatatatatatatacatatattttgttaTGCATGCTACACGATATTTActacatatacgtatatattTAG TCTGGCATCAATTTCATTACAGCcaataatttttaaactttttataTGTCTAAAGTCGTATTTGAAAAGCATGGAAGCTAACTGTGAGTGTCAGTATACAGTAACATTAACGGACGAAGTTGTTCAAAAACGGTTTTCTGAGACAAaggataattttaattttgtaccTAGTATACATGAAGTATATGAAGAAGAGTCTGATGAAGAATCTGTCTGTGATCAGGAAACCAGGGTTTCTAAAGATAGTAAAcaaaacataaatgcaacagaagaTGTTGCAGCTGATGATTCTCTATATGGCAATGAATCATTTTGTTCTGATGAATCTTATGATGAATCAGAAGATACCAATATTAGATCTAAATCTTTTGACGATTCTCATTTTTCACATGAAATTACTAGTTGTAAATGTAACAAAGAAGGTAACACGGATGAAGGAGAAAGATTAAGAGATACAGTAGAAAATCATGAAAGTATAAATTCGGTTCGTTGTAAaagttcaacgtcagaagataaATTTGGAGCACTCAAACAGATAAAAAGTAAGAGAAAGAACATGAGCTTTACAGATgaagaaataagaaaaattgAGTGGGAGAATCAGCtccttttaaagaaaataatggCTCAGCAGAAACCAAAAGATAAGTTACTTAGGAATAATATATCTCAACCACAAATAAGCAGCTCAGcaataaatagaaaaaaattgcagaaaaaaattgaaaatgaaaatata TTATTGCTTCAAAGGATACAGCAAACGAAATCGCGTGTT AAAAGAAGATTGCTTAACCAAGTCTGTGGTATCACATGA
- the LOC143177534 gene encoding uncharacterized protein LOC143177534 isoform X3, with amino-acid sequence MEANCECQYTVTLTDEVVQKRFSETKDNFNFVPSIHEVYEEESDEESVCDQETRVSKDSKQNINATEDVAADDSLYGNESFCSDESYDESEDTNIRSKSFDDSHFSHEITSCKCNKEGNTDEGERLRDTVENHESINSVRCKSSTSEDKFGALKQIKSKRKNMSFTDEEIRKIEWENQLLLKKIMAQQKPKDKLLRNNISQPQISSSAINRKKLQKKIENENILLLQRIQQTKSRVKRRLLNQVCGIT; translated from the exons ATGGAAGCTAACTGTGAGTGTCAGTATACAGTAACATTAACGGACGAAGTTGTTCAAAAACGGTTTTCTGAGACAAaggataattttaattttgtaccTAGTATACATGAAGTATATGAAGAAGAGTCTGATGAAGAATCTGTCTGTGATCAGGAAACCAGGGTTTCTAAAGATAGTAAAcaaaacataaatgcaacagaagaTGTTGCAGCTGATGATTCTCTATATGGCAATGAATCATTTTGTTCTGATGAATCTTATGATGAATCAGAAGATACCAATATTAGATCTAAATCTTTTGACGATTCTCATTTTTCACATGAAATTACTAGTTGTAAATGTAACAAAGAAGGTAACACGGATGAAGGAGAAAGATTAAGAGATACAGTAGAAAATCATGAAAGTATAAATTCGGTTCGTTGTAAaagttcaacgtcagaagataaATTTGGAGCACTCAAACAGATAAAAAGTAAGAGAAAGAACATGAGCTTTACAGATgaagaaataagaaaaattgAGTGGGAGAATCAGCtccttttaaagaaaataatggCTCAGCAGAAACCAAAAGATAAGTTACTTAGGAATAATATATCTCAACCACAAATAAGCAGCTCAGcaataaatagaaaaaaattgcagaaaaaaattgaaaatgaaaatata TTATTGCTTCAAAGGATACAGCAAACGAAATCGCGTGTT AAAAGAAGATTGCTTAACCAAGTCTGTGGTATCACATGA